The following are from one region of the Jeongeupia sp. USM3 genome:
- a CDS encoding ATPase, T2SS/T4P/T4SS family produces the protein MLATLHTNDAASAVTRLTDMGIEPFLLASSLLGVLAQRLARTLCPDCRTAYAADEAERSGGWRQCAPAGRRQAAATAALWCVRDAAGRRTRADPSSRQRTDHQAACAAAGMLTRQDGERLARDGRTSLEEVWRVTREH, from the coding sequence ATGCTGGCGACGCTGCATACCAACGATGCCGCCAGCGCGGTGACACGGCTGACCGACATGGGCATCGAGCCCTTCCTGCTGGCGAGCTCGCTGCTCGGCGTGCTGGCGCAACGGCTGGCACGCACATTGTGCCCGGACTGCCGGACTGCCTATGCTGCAGACGAGGCCGAGCGTTCGGGGGGATGGCGCCAGTGCGCACCGGCCGGCCGGCGGCAGGCAGCGGCTACCGCGGCGCTCTGGTGTGTACGAGATGCTGCTGGTCGACGAACGCGGGCTGATCCATCGTCACGGCAACGAACAGACCATCAAGCAGCATGCGCTGCAGCAGGCATGCTGACGCGCCAGGACGGCGAGCGGCTGGCGCGGGACGGCCGGACCAGCCTCGAAGAGGTCTGGCGGGTGACGCGCGAACACTGA
- a CDS encoding secretin N-terminal domain-containing protein codes for MTNSLIITAPDNVYNNLRSVIDKLDVRRAQVYVEAMIAEVNASKVGEFGVQWLLGGGGDNVSGAARSGCCRIASAA; via the coding sequence GCTGATCATCACCGCGCCGGACAACGTCTACAACAACCTGCGTTCGGTGATCGACAAGCTCGACGTGCGCCGCGCGCAGGTCTATGTCGAGGCGATGATCGCCGAGGTCAACGCATCCAAGGTCGGCGAGTTCGGCGTGCAATGGCTGCTCGGTGGCGGCGGCGACAATGTGTCCGGCGCAGCGCGCTCGGGCTGCTGTCGAATAGCATCGGCAGCCTGA